Genomic window (Elusimicrobiota bacterium):
TTCCTGTGAAACCGTTAACCTCATAAATTCGGAATGTATACTCTTAAAAATTAAGGAAAGAAGGGATACTCCGATCCCTGCTATCACCAGAAAAACCAATGCATGCTTAAACCAAGAGGAAATGTTTACTTCGAATATGTTTACCATAATAATGATAAGTGCAATCCATGTGATGACGAATATAGAATAAACCTTTGACTGCGCTTTATTAAGAAAAAAAGGATCGTGCAACATCTAGATAAACCCTTCTATAAACAAATTATATGTAAAGTATTAGTATACTCAATTTCCTGGTATGATTCAACTACAGAATTCCACTAATTTCCTCCGCGTGATATGAACTACGCACAAAACTGCCGGAATATACTGTCTTAAACCCCAGGTTTTCGCCTGTTCTACGGTAAGACTCAAACTTTTCTTTGGGAATATACTCATAAACCCCAACCTGCTGATGTGTAGGCTGAAGATACTGCCCGATTGTAAGAATATCGCATCCCGCGGAACGTAACGCCTTCATTACTTCAATAACCTCATCCTCAACTTCACCAAGCCCAACCATTAACCCGGACTTAATCAAATATCCGGTATTCACGGATTTTAGGTATTCAATTAATGAAACCGACCGGTTGAATACCGCCTGAGGACGTATTTCAGGATACAATCTTGGAACAGTTTCTACGTTATGCCCTATTACATCAGGATTACTTTTGGTAATGATATCAACCAAACTTTCTCTCCCGTTAAAATCAGGGATAAGTAGTTCAACCTTAATCCCATCAATATTATCTTTGAGTAAACGCACAGTTTTAGCAAACTGTTCAGCACCGTTATCCACTAA
Coding sequences:
- the lipA gene encoding lipoyl synthase, with translation MQGNKPQKPVKRITSDEQKAGFTSELLKTRGLNTVCTESRCPNQAECYSKKTATFMLLGKQCTRSCRFCSVNKSVSPGVNIDPDEPSKIVEAVKALGLRYVVLTSVTRDDLVDNGAEQFAKTVRLLKDNIDGIKVELLIPDFNGRESLVDIITKSNPDVIGHNVETVPRLYPEIRPQAVFNRSVSLIEYLKSVNTGYLIKSGLMVGLGEVEDEVIEVMKALRSAGCDILTIGQYLQPTHQQVGVYEYIPKEKFESYRRTGENLGFKTVYSGSFVRSSYHAEEISGIL